A genomic window from Micromonospora sp. WMMA1947 includes:
- a CDS encoding UbiX family flavin prenyltransferase produces the protein MREPWVVGVSGASGTPYAAAVVRGLLDAGQAVDLIVSRAARLTVLDETGRPFRDAHWAEDLAAWLDRDLTGADIRHWPAGDLAAGPSSGSYPVRGMAVVPASTAACAGIAIGLSKDLLQRAAEVNLKERRPVVVVPRETPVTRSHLEHLIALHDAGAVVLPASPGFYGAGASASAGQLVDFVAGKVLDALGVEHTLFRRWSGELAAGRREADPA, from the coding sequence ATGCGCGAACCATGGGTGGTGGGTGTCTCCGGCGCGTCCGGGACGCCGTACGCGGCGGCTGTCGTCCGGGGCCTGCTCGACGCCGGCCAGGCGGTGGACCTGATCGTCTCCCGGGCGGCCCGGCTCACCGTGCTGGACGAGACCGGCCGGCCGTTCCGGGACGCGCACTGGGCCGAGGACCTGGCCGCCTGGCTCGACCGCGACCTCACCGGCGCGGACATCCGGCACTGGCCGGCCGGTGACCTGGCCGCCGGCCCGAGCAGCGGCTCCTACCCGGTACGCGGCATGGCGGTGGTGCCGGCGAGCACCGCCGCGTGCGCGGGCATCGCCATCGGGCTGTCGAAGGACCTGCTCCAGCGCGCCGCCGAGGTGAACCTCAAGGAGCGCCGGCCGGTCGTCGTGGTGCCCCGGGAGACGCCGGTGACCCGCAGTCACCTGGAACATCTCATCGCGCTGCACGACGCCGGTGCGGTGGTGCTGCCGGCCAGTCCGGGCTTCTACGGCGCCGGCGCGTCGGCGTCCGCCGGGCAGCTCGTGGACTTCGTGGCCGGAAAGGTGCTCGACGCGCTGGGCGTCGAGCACACGCTGTTCCGGCGATGGTCCGGTGAGCTGGCGGCCGGTCGCCGGGAGGCGGATCCGGCCTGA
- a CDS encoding terpene synthase, giving the protein MTAAVLRALRSGCPIPPRLSPYADDVQGWLVEHIDRLGLPADPATRRRLAAAGFARYAGRLYPDATEPDLRVLTALFTWFFLVDDACDGRDGLTPPQIRALRDGALALLREGPRARHPGFSGPLRRLLVQAWREPRRRMPARWRLRFADAVADHLDGVHREATATGSGRPPGVAEYVRLRRATSAAYVSYPLIEFASGRPLPDAVYHHPALRRLAGLANDLLSWFNDIASLERDRATGGGHNLVLATAAERGVPVPAAVDLVAAHWRAEMDRFAALRAAAPSFGPTLDDAVAIHLDGLAAAVRGTVDWTLESARYPVAAAS; this is encoded by the coding sequence ATGACGGCGGCGGTGCTGCGGGCGCTCCGCTCCGGCTGCCCCATTCCGCCCCGCCTCTCCCCGTACGCCGACGACGTGCAGGGCTGGCTGGTGGAACACATCGACCGGCTCGGCCTGCCGGCTGACCCGGCCACCCGGCGACGGCTGGCGGCGGCCGGTTTCGCCCGGTACGCGGGCCGCCTCTACCCGGACGCCACCGAGCCCGACCTGCGGGTGCTGACCGCGCTGTTCACCTGGTTCTTCCTCGTCGACGACGCCTGCGACGGGCGGGACGGGCTGACGCCGCCGCAGATCCGCGCGTTGCGCGACGGCGCGCTCGCCCTGCTGCGCGAGGGCCCGCGCGCCCGCCACCCGGGCTTCTCCGGCCCGCTGCGCCGCCTCCTCGTGCAGGCGTGGCGGGAGCCGCGCCGCCGGATGCCGGCCCGCTGGCGGCTGCGCTTCGCCGACGCGGTCGCCGACCACCTCGACGGCGTCCACCGGGAGGCCACCGCCACCGGGTCCGGCCGTCCACCGGGCGTCGCCGAGTACGTGCGGCTGCGCCGGGCCACGTCGGCGGCCTACGTGTCGTACCCGCTGATCGAGTTCGCGTCCGGGCGTCCGCTGCCCGACGCGGTCTACCACCATCCGGCGCTGCGGCGGCTCGCCGGCCTCGCCAACGACCTGCTCTCCTGGTTCAACGACATCGCCTCGCTGGAGCGCGACCGGGCCACCGGCGGCGGGCACAACCTGGTGCTCGCGACGGCCGCCGAGCGGGGCGTGCCGGTGCCGGCGGCGGTCGACCTGGTGGCCGCGCACTGGCGTGCCGAGATGGACCGGTTCGCGGCGCTCCGGGCGGCGGCGCCGTCGTTCGGGCCCACACTCGACGACGCCGTCGCCATCCACCTCGACGGGCTGGCCGCCGCCGTGCGCGGCACCGTCGACTGGACGCTGGAGAGCGCCCGCTACCCGGTCGCCGCGGCGTCCTGA
- the mqnP gene encoding menaquinone biosynthesis prenyltransferase MqnP translates to MTAVQERPGRVSSFLKLVAIEHSVFALPFAYLSALTAMQLNGGRVRWLDLLLITVAMVGARTFAMAANRILDRRIDARNPRTANRELVTGAVSVRTAWTGAAVALVVFLAAAALLNPLCLVLAPLAVVPLVVYPYGKRFTNWPHAILAVAQAVGPVGAWLAVTGTLDGSGPAWLLGAAVGLWIGGFDLIYACQDSEIDREIGVHSVPARYGRRFALHASTVAHVVTFALFIWFGAWVGFGWLWWIGLALTAVAFAYQHMVVSPTDLSKVNRAFFTANGFVGIALFVLALLDLVVRLGLRP, encoded by the coding sequence ATGACGGCGGTGCAGGAACGTCCCGGCCGGGTCTCGTCCTTCCTCAAGCTCGTCGCCATCGAGCACTCGGTCTTCGCGCTGCCGTTCGCGTACCTGTCGGCGCTGACCGCGATGCAGCTCAACGGCGGCCGGGTGCGCTGGCTGGACCTGCTGCTGATCACCGTGGCGATGGTCGGCGCGCGGACGTTCGCCATGGCCGCGAACCGGATCCTGGACCGGCGGATCGACGCGCGGAACCCGCGTACCGCGAACCGGGAACTGGTCACCGGCGCGGTGAGCGTGCGGACGGCCTGGACCGGCGCGGCGGTCGCGCTCGTGGTGTTCCTGGCCGCCGCCGCCCTGCTCAACCCGCTCTGCCTGGTGCTCGCGCCGCTCGCCGTGGTGCCGCTGGTGGTCTACCCGTACGGCAAGCGGTTCACCAACTGGCCGCACGCCATCCTCGCGGTGGCCCAGGCGGTCGGCCCGGTCGGCGCCTGGCTGGCGGTCACCGGCACGCTCGACGGCTCCGGCCCGGCCTGGCTGCTCGGTGCCGCCGTCGGCCTGTGGATCGGCGGCTTCGACCTGATCTACGCCTGCCAGGACTCGGAGATCGACCGGGAGATCGGGGTGCACAGCGTCCCCGCCCGGTACGGCCGGCGCTTCGCGCTGCACGCCTCCACCGTCGCGCACGTGGTGACGTTCGCGCTGTTCATCTGGTTCGGCGCCTGGGTCGGCTTCGGCTGGCTGTGGTGGATCGGGCTGGCGCTCACCGCCGTCGCCTTCGCCTATCAGCACATGGTGGTCAGCCCCACCGACCTGAGCAAGGTCAACCGGGCGTTCTTCACCGCGAACGGCTTCGTCGGCATCGCGTTGTTCGTCCTCGCACTGCTCGACCTGGTGGTCCGGCTCGGCCTGCGGCCCTGA
- a CDS encoding menaquinone biosynthesis decarboxylase, producing MAARFPYTDLKDFLAALERAGELRRVSAPVDPTLEISEIVTRTVRAGGPALLFERPTRGEMPVAINLFGTEKRMAMALGVENLDEIGERIGDMLKPELPQGFSGMMGGLGKVMQLKSMPPKKVKTAPCQQVVYRGDDVDLNRLPGLQVWPGDGGIFHNFGLTHTKHPETGKRNLGLYRLQQHSHNTIGMHWQIHKNSTAHHAVAERLGQRLPVAIAIGADPVVAYSASAPLPADIDEYLFAGFLAGERVEMVDCLTVPLQVPAHAQIVLEGYIEPGERLPEGPFGDHTGFYTPVEPFPVMHIECMTMQRDPVYHSIVTSQPPQEDHGLGKATERIFAPLLRFLIPDIVDYDLPAAGVFHNCAIVSIRKRYPKHAQKVMNAIWGAHMMSLTKLIVIVDEDCDVHDYNEVAFRAFGNVDYARDLLLTEGPVDHLDHASYQQFWGGKAGIDATRKLPEEGYTRGWPEEMRMSLEVVSLVDKRWKEYGI from the coding sequence ATGGCGGCTCGCTTCCCGTACACCGATCTGAAGGACTTCCTCGCGGCGCTGGAGCGTGCGGGCGAGCTGCGGCGGGTGAGCGCGCCGGTCGACCCCACGCTGGAGATCAGCGAGATCGTCACCCGCACCGTACGGGCCGGCGGGCCCGCGCTGCTGTTCGAGCGCCCCACCCGGGGTGAGATGCCGGTGGCGATCAACCTGTTCGGCACCGAGAAGCGGATGGCGATGGCGCTCGGGGTGGAGAACCTCGACGAGATCGGCGAGCGGATCGGCGACATGCTCAAGCCGGAACTGCCGCAGGGCTTCTCCGGGATGATGGGCGGCCTGGGCAAGGTCATGCAGCTCAAGTCGATGCCGCCGAAGAAGGTGAAGACCGCCCCCTGCCAGCAGGTGGTCTACCGGGGCGACGACGTCGACCTGAACCGGCTGCCCGGGTTGCAGGTGTGGCCCGGTGACGGCGGGATCTTCCACAACTTCGGGCTGACCCACACCAAGCACCCGGAGACCGGCAAGCGCAACCTCGGGCTCTACCGGCTCCAGCAGCACAGCCACAACACCATCGGCATGCACTGGCAGATCCACAAGAACTCGACCGCGCACCACGCGGTCGCCGAGCGGCTCGGCCAGCGGCTGCCGGTGGCGATCGCGATCGGCGCGGACCCGGTGGTGGCGTACTCGGCCAGCGCACCGCTGCCCGCCGACATCGACGAGTACCTGTTCGCCGGGTTCCTCGCCGGTGAGCGGGTCGAGATGGTCGACTGCCTGACCGTCCCGCTGCAGGTGCCGGCGCACGCGCAGATCGTGCTGGAGGGCTACATCGAGCCGGGCGAGCGACTGCCCGAGGGGCCCTTCGGCGACCACACCGGCTTCTACACGCCGGTCGAGCCGTTCCCGGTCATGCACATCGAGTGCATGACCATGCAGCGCGACCCGGTCTACCACTCGATCGTCACGTCCCAGCCGCCGCAGGAGGACCACGGACTCGGCAAGGCCACCGAGCGGATCTTCGCGCCGCTGCTGCGTTTCCTGATCCCGGACATCGTCGACTACGACCTGCCCGCCGCCGGTGTCTTCCACAACTGCGCGATCGTGTCGATCCGCAAGCGCTACCCGAAGCACGCGCAGAAGGTCATGAACGCGATCTGGGGCGCGCACATGATGTCGCTGACCAAGCTGATCGTGATCGTCGACGAGGACTGCGACGTGCACGACTACAACGAGGTAGCGTTCCGCGCCTTCGGCAACGTCGACTACGCCCGCGACCTGCTGCTCACCGAGGGCCCGGTGGACCACCTCGACCACGCCTCGTACCAGCAGTTCTGGGGTGGCAAGGCGGGCATCGACGCGACCCGCAAGCTGCCCGAGGAGGGCTACACCCGGGGCTGGCCGGAGGAGATGCGTATGTCGCTCGAGGTGGTCTCGCTCGTCGACAAGCGCTGGAAGGAATACGGAATCTGA
- a CDS encoding carboxymuconolactone decarboxylase family protein, with protein MSRFTAYEPDTAPAAARPVMAGVRRTLGHLPAAVSLMAGSPELLKGFLAANAAFEATDLDPVAREAVVLTVATRNGCHLCVAMHTATSVRHGAAPELIEALRTGAALPDPRLEALRRFTVAVLDHRGAVPDADLDALLAAGWQRRHALDVVLGVGTYTISTFANRLTEAPLDEPLAAYAWMPAA; from the coding sequence ATGTCTCGCTTCACCGCGTACGAGCCGGACACCGCACCCGCCGCCGCCCGCCCGGTCATGGCCGGAGTACGCCGCACGCTGGGCCACCTGCCCGCCGCCGTGAGCCTGATGGCCGGCTCGCCCGAACTGCTCAAGGGCTTCCTCGCCGCCAACGCCGCGTTCGAGGCCACCGACCTGGATCCGGTCGCCCGGGAGGCGGTCGTGCTCACCGTCGCCACCCGCAACGGCTGCCACCTCTGCGTGGCCATGCACACCGCGACGTCGGTCCGGCACGGAGCCGCGCCGGAGCTGATCGAGGCGCTGCGGACCGGTGCTGCGCTGCCCGATCCCCGGCTGGAGGCGCTGCGCCGGTTCACCGTCGCCGTCCTCGACCACCGGGGCGCGGTCCCCGACGCCGACCTGGACGCGCTGCTGGCCGCCGGATGGCAGCGCCGGCACGCGCTGGACGTGGTGCTCGGCGTCGGCACGTACACGATCTCCACGTTCGCCAACCGGCTCACCGAGGCCCCGCTCGACGAGCCCCTGGCCGCGTACGCCTGGATGCCCGCCGCCTGA
- a CDS encoding MarR family winged helix-turn-helix transcriptional regulator, with protein sequence MATPDRPGFALPLLLLAGFRTLVDDLHAELARQGHPDLRPAHGFVLQAVGPDGTTASDLGQRLGVSKQAAGKTVDRLVALGYLERVDDPADARRKLVRMTAKGRDGLHRSAVVFDELRDRWASTLGADRVAAIEDDLRQVVPADVFRLDVPGWFGG encoded by the coding sequence ATGGCAACGCCTGACCGCCCCGGCTTCGCGCTGCCGCTGCTCCTGCTCGCCGGTTTCCGTACGCTCGTCGACGACCTGCACGCCGAACTGGCCCGCCAGGGGCACCCCGACCTGCGCCCGGCCCACGGGTTCGTCCTGCAGGCCGTCGGCCCGGACGGCACCACCGCCTCCGACCTCGGGCAACGGCTCGGCGTCTCGAAGCAGGCCGCCGGCAAGACGGTGGACCGGCTGGTCGCGCTCGGCTACCTGGAACGCGTGGACGACCCCGCCGACGCCCGCCGCAAGCTGGTCCGGATGACCGCGAAGGGCCGCGACGGACTGCACCGGTCGGCGGTGGTCTTCGACGAGCTACGCGACCGCTGGGCGTCCACGCTCGGCGCGGACCGCGTCGCCGCCATCGAGGACGACCTGCGCCAGGTGGTCCCCGCCGACGTGTTCCGCCTCGACGTCCCCGGCTGGTTCGGCGGATGA
- the ccsB gene encoding c-type cytochrome biogenesis protein CcsB produces the protein MSALSDQLVAFAILAYLIAMISHAVEFALGNARRVPAAAPARELVGAGVGGAGGTVDEPAVAATPPRPDRTGARAVLAGRIAAWLTVLAAAVHLGAVVTRGLAADRMPWGNMYEFVLTGTWIGMAAWLVVLWKQPWLRRLGLFLTLVMVLLLAFAELKLYVPIEPLMPALQSWWFIIHVSTIIFASGIFLLGVVPAAAYLMRAGWEQGRRSFPYTLARRLPEAAGLERLTFMLHAFSFPIFTFAVIAGAIWAEAAWGRAWGWDPKETWAFISWVVYAGYLHARATPSVKRNVATWIAIVGFLTVMMNLFGVNFFFTGLHSYAGVE, from the coding sequence ATGTCCGCACTCTCCGACCAGTTGGTCGCGTTCGCGATCCTGGCGTACCTGATCGCGATGATCAGCCACGCCGTGGAGTTCGCGCTGGGCAACGCGCGGAGGGTGCCCGCGGCCGCGCCGGCGCGTGAGCTGGTGGGCGCGGGCGTCGGCGGCGCCGGTGGCACCGTCGACGAGCCGGCCGTCGCGGCTACGCCGCCGAGGCCGGACCGCACCGGCGCCCGGGCAGTGCTGGCCGGCCGGATCGCCGCCTGGCTCACCGTGCTGGCCGCCGCCGTGCACTTGGGCGCCGTGGTCACCCGGGGCCTCGCCGCCGACCGGATGCCCTGGGGCAACATGTACGAGTTCGTGCTGACCGGCACCTGGATCGGCATGGCGGCCTGGCTCGTGGTGCTCTGGAAGCAGCCGTGGCTGCGCCGGCTCGGGCTGTTCCTGACGCTGGTCATGGTGCTGCTGCTGGCGTTCGCCGAGCTGAAGCTCTACGTGCCGATCGAGCCGCTGATGCCGGCGCTGCAGTCGTGGTGGTTCATCATCCACGTCTCGACGATCATCTTCGCCTCGGGCATCTTCCTGCTGGGCGTGGTGCCCGCCGCCGCGTACCTGATGCGGGCCGGCTGGGAGCAGGGGCGGCGCAGCTTCCCGTACACCCTGGCCCGCCGCCTCCCGGAGGCGGCCGGGCTGGAGCGGCTGACCTTCATGCTGCACGCCTTCTCGTTCCCGATCTTCACCTTCGCGGTGATCGCGGGGGCGATCTGGGCCGAGGCGGCCTGGGGTCGCGCCTGGGGCTGGGACCCGAAGGAGACCTGGGCGTTCATCTCCTGGGTGGTGTACGCGGGTTACCTGCACGCCCGGGCCACGCCGAGCGTGAAGCGCAACGTGGCCACCTGGATCGCCATCGTGGGCTTCCTGACCGTGATGATGAACCTGTTCGGGGTCAACTTCTTCTTCACCGGTCTGCACTCGTACGCCGGGGTGGAGTGA